A window of Haliscomenobacter hydrossis DSM 1100 contains these coding sequences:
- a CDS encoding MBL fold metallo-hydrolase produces the protein MSRRQFLQTSTFAIGASMLPTAWLSQLLAPAGEMKTLRNNVGIFTERGGTIAWMIDKEGLVVVDTQFPDTAVHLIEGIRKQNERRVDLLINTHHHGDHSGGNIAFKGIVDKVVAHKNSKANQERTAIAAKSEDKQLYPDTTYETTWSQKVGSETMSLHYFGPGHTNGDSFVHFENANVVHCGDLMFNRRFPNIDRAAGASIANWIVALGKARKTFSKDTLYVFGHGAEGLPVTGTEKDLIAMQNYLSKLLKFIKKEIKAGKTKEQILEAKYQVIPGAEEWKGQGIERSLTTAFDELMEGKSKK, from the coding sequence ATGTCCCGCCGTCAATTCCTGCAAACTTCTACATTCGCCATCGGTGCTTCCATGCTCCCTACCGCCTGGCTAAGCCAATTACTCGCCCCTGCTGGTGAAATGAAAACCCTGCGCAACAACGTGGGCATTTTTACCGAAAGAGGCGGCACCATCGCCTGGATGATCGATAAAGAAGGACTGGTGGTGGTAGACACCCAATTTCCCGATACGGCAGTACACTTGATTGAAGGTATCCGCAAACAAAACGAACGGCGTGTTGACCTCTTGATCAATACCCACCACCACGGCGATCATTCTGGTGGAAACATCGCCTTCAAAGGCATCGTAGATAAAGTAGTGGCCCACAAAAACTCCAAAGCCAACCAGGAGCGCACGGCCATTGCTGCCAAATCCGAAGACAAACAGCTTTACCCCGATACCACCTATGAAACCACCTGGTCGCAAAAAGTGGGCAGTGAAACCATGAGCCTGCACTACTTTGGCCCTGGACACACCAATGGAGATTCGTTTGTCCATTTTGAAAATGCCAATGTGGTACACTGCGGCGACCTGATGTTCAATCGTCGTTTTCCCAATATTGACCGCGCAGCCGGTGCCTCAATTGCCAATTGGATTGTTGCACTCGGCAAAGCACGCAAAACGTTTAGCAAAGATACCCTCTATGTTTTCGGCCACGGCGCTGAAGGACTCCCGGTAACCGGTACGGAAAAAGACCTGATCGCCATGCAAAACTACCTCTCCAAACTCCTGAAATTCATCAAAAAGGAAATCAAAGCGGGCAAAACCAAGGAACAAATTTTGGAGGCTAAATACCAAGTCATCCCTGGTGCAGAAGAATGGAAAGGCCAGGGCATTGAACGCAGCCTAACTACGGCCTTTGATGAATTGATGGAGGGGAAAAGTAAAAAGTAA
- a CDS encoding glutamine synthetase family protein: MTSKDIIARLKELPTDKVKFAIVDIDGVLRGKILHRSKFLKGLDEGMGFCNVVFGWDSNDVCYDNTLASGWHTGYPDAICNVDLNTLRYVPWEDNIPFFLGDFSQSEPGVRAACPRSLLRRIRQECIDLGYTPMFAQEFEWFNFQETPQSWHDKNYHSPTPLTPGMFGYSILRPSVNPVFYHQLFDDLTAFGIPIEGLHTETGPGVYEAAIIYDDILESADRATLFKTGVKEIAYRHGIMASFMAKWSEELPGCGGHIHQSLWDSEQAKNLFYAPESPHKMSELMKHYVAGQLHCLPYILPMFVPNVNSYKRLVKGSWASVSASWGIENRTTALRVINHGAKSMRLETRVPGADSNPYLAMSASLAAGLYGIKNRLALPDPTYGSAYDSAANPPLPTSLYEAIDLMKSSTLAAELFGAEFCDHFIRTREWEWRQFSQVVTQWELKRYFEII, from the coding sequence ATGACCAGTAAGGACATCATTGCAAGGCTCAAAGAACTACCCACAGATAAAGTAAAATTTGCCATTGTCGACATTGATGGGGTATTGCGGGGCAAGATCCTCCACCGTTCCAAGTTTTTGAAAGGGCTGGACGAAGGTATGGGCTTTTGCAACGTCGTTTTTGGTTGGGACTCCAACGATGTCTGTTACGACAACACTCTGGCCAGTGGTTGGCACACGGGTTATCCCGATGCCATTTGTAATGTGGACTTGAATACCCTCCGCTACGTTCCCTGGGAAGACAACATCCCATTTTTTTTGGGCGATTTTAGTCAGTCCGAGCCTGGGGTACGCGCCGCCTGTCCCCGATCCTTATTGCGCCGCATCCGGCAGGAGTGCATCGATTTGGGCTATACGCCGATGTTTGCGCAGGAATTTGAGTGGTTCAATTTTCAGGAAACGCCCCAAAGCTGGCACGACAAAAACTACCACTCCCCTACTCCACTCACCCCGGGTATGTTTGGGTATTCGATTTTACGTCCATCAGTCAATCCGGTTTTTTATCACCAGCTTTTTGATGACCTCACCGCCTTTGGCATCCCGATTGAAGGCTTACATACCGAAACGGGTCCCGGAGTTTACGAAGCCGCGATCATTTACGACGATATCCTGGAATCTGCCGATCGGGCCACTTTGTTCAAAACCGGGGTAAAGGAAATCGCCTACCGCCATGGCATCATGGCTTCTTTTATGGCGAAATGGAGTGAAGAGTTGCCCGGTTGTGGCGGGCATATTCACCAGAGTTTGTGGGATTCCGAGCAGGCCAAGAACCTCTTTTATGCCCCCGAATCGCCACACAAAATGAGCGAATTGATGAAGCATTATGTGGCCGGACAATTGCATTGCTTGCCCTATATTTTGCCCATGTTTGTGCCCAATGTGAACAGTTACAAACGTTTGGTCAAAGGCTCCTGGGCATCGGTGAGTGCCAGTTGGGGCATCGAAAACCGGACCACGGCGTTACGAGTGATCAACCACGGTGCCAAATCCATGCGTCTGGAGACCAGGGTACCTGGCGCTGACTCCAACCCTTATCTGGCCATGTCGGCCTCCCTGGCAGCAGGGCTTTATGGCATCAAAAACCGGCTAGCTCTACCCGATCCAACGTATGGCAGTGCCTACGACAGTGCGGCCAATCCCCCTCTTCCTACTTCTTTATATGAAGCCATAGATTTGATGAAAAGCTCTACCTTGGCAGCTGAACTTTTTGGCGCTGAATTTTGCGACCATTTCATCCGTACCCGCGAGTGGGAATGGCGGCAATTCAGTCAAGTGGTAACCCAATGGGAACTAAAGCGGTATTTTGAAATCATTTAG
- a CDS encoding HAD-IIA family hydrolase, which translates to MEKIESFLSIVENYKAVFLDSYGVLKNFRGLIEGVQETLDFIQDRGIEFRILTNDASRSQEQQSESFTRLGLQGIPPEKIVTSGMMAKQYLQLKIKGGKVAYLGTANAAHYIMQANLESVAIADLDKHDLDDIKAMVFLDDEGFDWNYDINKTVNLIRKKNMPIIVANSDNLYPVAKNDVSIATGAIAKLVESIINKKFIHFGKPDTQMFNFAFDDLNSNGRAFNKEEILMVGDTLHTDILGGNKFGVKTVLVLSGNTTPGEVEMNIRSSGIIPDYICESIVG; encoded by the coding sequence ATGGAAAAGATCGAATCATTTTTGTCGATAGTGGAAAACTATAAAGCCGTGTTTCTGGATTCTTACGGCGTATTGAAAAACTTCCGCGGCTTGATTGAAGGCGTGCAGGAAACCCTGGATTTCATCCAGGATCGGGGCATTGAATTCCGGATCCTGACCAACGACGCTTCCCGCAGCCAGGAACAACAATCCGAGTCTTTTACCCGCCTGGGCTTACAGGGCATACCTCCTGAAAAAATCGTCACCTCCGGGATGATGGCCAAACAGTACCTGCAACTCAAAATCAAAGGGGGCAAGGTGGCCTACCTCGGCACCGCCAACGCCGCCCATTACATCATGCAAGCCAACCTGGAAAGTGTCGCCATTGCCGACCTCGACAAACACGATCTCGACGACATCAAGGCCATGGTCTTCCTCGACGATGAGGGATTTGACTGGAACTACGACATCAACAAAACCGTCAACCTGATCCGCAAAAAAAACATGCCCATCATCGTGGCCAATTCCGACAACCTCTACCCCGTAGCCAAAAATGACGTGTCCATCGCCACCGGCGCCATCGCCAAACTGGTAGAAAGCATCATCAACAAAAAATTCATCCACTTCGGCAAACCCGATACCCAAATGTTCAACTTCGCGTTTGACGACCTCAACAGCAATGGTCGGGCTTTCAACAAAGAAGAAATCCTGATGGTGGGTGACACTTTGCATACCGACATCCTGGGTGGGAATAAGTTTGGGGTCAAAACCGTGCTGGTACTGAGTGGCAATACCACACCTGGCGAAGTAGAGATGAACATAAGGTCTTCGGGGATTATACCGGATTATATTTGTGAGTCGATTGTGGGGTGA
- a CDS encoding GNAT family N-acetyltransferase, producing the protein MNFEKINQELRNETLILKPISQDDRTFINSMFSDPEIKKFYIVPNEARQDFRRVVDYWLDDNRNRAGTCWIITKKGRNFFSKDKKCGFVAFEFRGNIKNARISYAILPQFRRKGIATSAVNIIINKLKNNGVESIEADIDRDNLSSEKLVEKLEFIANRKNGLIDPDMMRDGEIRIRTLWKKSLVELNHSKISSVSIDASPQLIVSLINQIVDEINLNGQQPKLMTRYFYLLGRIKFIQKNYDEAQEAFKNCNIIILNEGLPENNETLYWFGRIHYEKGDWSNAKMYYGFALEKAHNSPEEYMLKQEVEKEMTKLEAHFL; encoded by the coding sequence ATGAATTTTGAAAAAATTAATCAAGAACTGAGAAATGAGACATTAATTCTAAAACCAATTTCTCAGGATGACAGAACATTCATAAATTCGATGTTTTCTGACCCTGAAATAAAAAAGTTTTATATAGTTCCTAATGAGGCACGACAAGATTTTAGAAGAGTTGTTGACTATTGGCTTGATGACAATAGAAATAGGGCCGGTACCTGTTGGATAATAACTAAAAAAGGAAGGAACTTTTTTTCTAAGGATAAAAAGTGTGGATTTGTTGCTTTTGAATTCAGGGGTAATATAAAAAACGCTAGGATTAGTTATGCCATACTTCCACAATTTAGAAGGAAAGGTATAGCAACTTCCGCCGTGAATATTATTATCAATAAATTAAAGAACAATGGGGTTGAAAGTATTGAAGCTGATATAGATAGAGACAATTTAAGTTCTGAGAAGTTAGTTGAAAAACTTGAGTTTATCGCAAATAGAAAAAATGGACTTATTGACCCTGATATGATGAGAGATGGTGAAATTAGGATTAGAACTCTTTGGAAAAAGAGCTTAGTCGAATTAAATCATTCTAAAATAAGTAGCGTATCAATAGATGCTTCTCCTCAACTAATCGTTTCATTGATTAATCAAATTGTTGATGAAATTAATTTAAATGGACAACAACCTAAGCTTATGACCCGATATTTTTACCTCTTAGGCAGAATCAAGTTTATCCAAAAAAATTACGATGAAGCCCAAGAAGCTTTTAAAAATTGTAATATAATTATTTTAAATGAAGGGCTGCCTGAAAATAACGAGACTTTGTATTGGTTTGGAAGAATTCATTACGAAAAAGGGGACTGGAGTAATGCAAAAATGTATTATGGTTTTGCCTTGGAGAAAGCTCATAACAGTCCAGAAGAATATATGTTGAAGCAGGAAGTTGAAAAGGAAATGACCAAACTCGAGGCACATTTTCTTTGA
- a CDS encoding NADAR family protein, which yields MENLKDKERIYNASEIAFFKKTKEAFGGLSNMAGGFPLKINGVSILTSEALYQACRFPHLPDVQQLIIKEKSPMTAKMVGKPYKNQSREDFEDVKINIMRWCLRVKLAQNFVDFSKLLISTQNKPIVEDSHKDTFWGAVREKKDENMLRGVNALGRLLMELRQQFIENPFSMKLVYVEPLKIPNFKLFGEYIGIVDEREKFIRFISKQYGLSLSFQQNQTNNGSYAYHQEEVEPVIKQISKSEKIINGKKNKKPLTTNPKSSTKKIENEPTLFGTK from the coding sequence ATGGAAAATTTAAAAGACAAAGAAAGAATATATAACGCGTCTGAAATTGCATTCTTTAAAAAAACAAAGGAAGCATTTGGAGGACTATCTAATATGGCAGGGGGGTTTCCACTAAAAATAAATGGCGTTTCTATTTTGACATCAGAAGCGTTGTATCAGGCTTGTCGTTTTCCCCATCTTCCAGATGTTCAACAGCTAATCATTAAAGAGAAAAGCCCAATGACGGCTAAAATGGTTGGCAAACCATATAAAAATCAATCAAGAGAAGATTTTGAAGATGTTAAAATCAATATTATGCGTTGGTGTTTGCGTGTCAAGCTAGCTCAAAATTTTGTAGACTTTAGCAAGTTGCTAATTAGTACCCAAAATAAACCAATTGTTGAAGACAGCCATAAGGATACCTTTTGGGGTGCAGTTAGGGAGAAGAAAGATGAAAATATGCTGAGGGGGGTCAATGCCTTGGGAAGATTGCTTATGGAGTTGAGACAGCAATTTATTGAAAACCCTTTTTCTATGAAATTGGTATATGTAGAGCCATTAAAAATACCAAATTTCAAATTGTTTGGCGAATATATTGGAATAGTTGACGAAAGAGAAAAGTTTATTAGATTCATATCCAAGCAATACGGACTTAGTCTTTCATTCCAACAAAATCAAACGAATAATGGCTCGTATGCATATCATCAAGAAGAAGTTGAACCAGTAATTAAACAGATTAGTAAATCTGAAAAAATTATAAATGGTAAAAAAAATAAGAAGCCTCTAACCACTAATCCCAAAAGTAGCACAAAAAAAATAGAAAATGAACCAACATTATTTGGAACAAAATAA
- the tnpA gene encoding IS200/IS605 family transposase, whose amino-acid sequence MAQVRIWVHSVWGTKSRIPYMQNKSRRISLFKHIKSYAKDKDIYLDFINGTSDHVHCLISMACDQNIAQIMKLLKGESSCYAGKQKLFTPDFDWADDYYAVSVSQSQVETVRNYLKKQEEHHRKKTFEEECKLFMEKYGFIRMLG is encoded by the coding sequence ATGGCTCAAGTACGAATCTGGGTTCACAGTGTTTGGGGCACAAAAAGCCGCATTCCTTACATGCAAAACAAAAGCCGCAGAATTAGCCTATTTAAACACATCAAATCCTACGCCAAAGACAAGGACATCTACCTTGATTTCATCAACGGTACAAGCGATCATGTGCATTGCCTCATTTCAATGGCTTGTGATCAGAACATTGCACAGATCATGAAATTACTCAAGGGTGAAAGCTCTTGCTATGCGGGAAAACAAAAGTTATTTACCCCAGATTTTGATTGGGCGGATGATTATTATGCCGTTTCTGTTTCGCAATCGCAGGTAGAGACGGTACGGAATTATCTTAAAAAACAAGAGGAACACCATCGTAAAAAGACTTTTGAAGAGGAATGTAAACTTTTTATGGAGAAGTATGGGTTCATTCGAATGCTGGGATGA
- a CDS encoding adenylate/guanylate cyclase domain-containing protein: MMTRNQLVQLAVISMIWVTAGLLTALYEYFFLANYPGVLETAPMQEFDLGKNAVAAMGGLFVGSLLFGLLELFYFQKKITREKFWVVMLKKIAIYVALLFILLVGISYAFNSILSGRSIGDPLAWQETRNFISSIAFWHPVSPILLLVLLSSFWLQLSERFGSNELWMMFSGRYFNPKEEQRIFMFLDLNHSTTIAEKLGNEKFYRFLNDFFHDIAAVITLHKGEVVEYIGDLVIISWTFPSGSFETRCLTCYQDFEKVIETNKGNYLSRYGVIPQFKAAVHCGKVIIGEMGRIKKSIKFSGDVLNTTSRVEKECGALGAKLVITDKLVDILSNPPYSLEKVSNISLKGKEKPMDLYKVGV; encoded by the coding sequence ATGATGACACGAAATCAACTTGTTCAATTGGCGGTTATCAGTATGATATGGGTAACGGCGGGCTTGCTGACTGCCTTGTATGAATATTTTTTCCTGGCCAACTATCCCGGAGTTTTGGAGACCGCTCCTATGCAGGAATTCGATTTGGGAAAGAACGCCGTAGCTGCCATGGGCGGCTTGTTTGTGGGGAGCCTACTTTTTGGATTGCTGGAACTGTTTTATTTTCAAAAAAAGATCACTCGGGAAAAATTTTGGGTGGTGATGCTTAAAAAGATCGCCATTTATGTCGCGTTATTGTTCATCCTGCTGGTCGGTATTTCCTATGCCTTCAATAGTATCCTTTCGGGCCGTAGCATTGGTGACCCCCTGGCCTGGCAAGAGACCCGAAATTTTATCAGCTCCATCGCATTTTGGCATCCGGTTTCTCCGATCCTGCTGTTGGTGTTGCTCTCTTCCTTTTGGCTGCAATTATCGGAACGCTTCGGGAGCAATGAACTGTGGATGATGTTCAGCGGAAGATATTTTAACCCCAAAGAAGAGCAACGCATTTTTATGTTTTTGGACCTCAATCACTCCACAACGATTGCGGAAAAACTCGGCAACGAAAAGTTCTATCGGTTTTTAAATGACTTTTTTCACGATATTGCAGCCGTCATTACCCTCCATAAAGGTGAAGTGGTAGAATACATCGGTGATCTTGTGATCATCAGTTGGACTTTCCCTAGTGGTTCTTTTGAAACCCGGTGCCTGACCTGTTACCAGGATTTTGAAAAAGTGATTGAAACCAATAAGGGCAACTACCTCAGCCGTTATGGCGTTATTCCCCAATTTAAAGCAGCCGTTCATTGTGGGAAAGTGATCATAGGGGAGATGGGGAGAATCAAAAAATCCATCAAGTTTTCCGGAGACGTGCTCAATACCACCTCACGGGTAGAAAAAGAATGCGGCGCGCTCGGTGCCAAATTGGTCATTACGGACAAGCTGGTCGACATCCTGTCTAATCCCCCCTATTCGCTGGAGAAAGTCAGCAACATTAGCCTGAAAGGAAAAGAAAAACCGATGGATTTGTATAAGGTGGGGGTATAA
- a CDS encoding M14 family metallopeptidase: protein MRLIVLLILSGFWSSLSAQKTYSTFPQLTTRIKDLASKNANLASVSSAGKSAGGKDLWLLTLSQGNPSSKPALLLVAGLDGSHPAGSETLLLMAEKMLNNPNDQVKDLLSKKTLYIIACANPDAWDISKGKFERSGNATASDEDRDGRVNEDPFEDLNGDGLITQIRIEDPSGTYIPSKTDPRILVKADPSKNELGKYLLISEGTDNDKDANWNEDAEGGVNINKNFTYNYPYFEKETGVYAASEAETKAVLEVLYRNLNIFGVIVFGPENNLSTATKYDASKTRSRIVTGPLEKDAAVAETVSKLYNTATGLKNAPAMPLGKGSLVQTAYYHAGRFGFGTPGWWPQLPPPDTSQKQKAPAAATLSGDEIFFKWADAEKVPAFVDWKEIKHPDFPGKKAEVGGLMPYARWNPPVSYLDDIATRHNRFVLDLAAAMPSLDLVNAKVETLQAGVNRITVQVINKGFLPTFADLGNRVKYVSKVRTTLNASATQTILSGKKTNLQPALGAGELVEYTWLVNGTGKISVTVTCPTAGTKTVELTLN, encoded by the coding sequence ATGAGGCTTATTGTTTTACTCATTCTAAGTGGATTTTGGAGCAGTTTATCCGCCCAAAAGACCTACTCCACTTTCCCACAACTGACTACCCGCATTAAAGATTTGGCCAGCAAAAATGCCAACCTGGCCAGCGTCAGCTCAGCGGGCAAAAGTGCAGGTGGAAAAGATCTTTGGCTGCTCACCCTTTCACAAGGCAACCCAAGTAGCAAACCCGCTTTGTTGCTCGTAGCCGGGCTCGATGGCAGCCACCCTGCTGGCAGCGAAACCCTGCTCTTGATGGCCGAAAAAATGCTGAACAACCCAAACGATCAAGTCAAAGATTTGCTCAGCAAAAAGACCCTTTACATTATAGCCTGCGCCAATCCCGACGCCTGGGATATCAGCAAAGGAAAATTTGAGCGCTCCGGCAATGCCACTGCCAGCGACGAAGACCGCGATGGCCGCGTCAATGAAGATCCCTTTGAAGACCTCAATGGCGATGGGCTGATTACCCAAATCCGCATCGAAGACCCTAGCGGAACGTATATCCCCAGCAAAACCGATCCGCGCATTTTGGTCAAAGCCGATCCCAGCAAAAACGAATTGGGCAAATACCTGCTCATCAGCGAAGGGACCGACAACGACAAAGATGCCAATTGGAATGAAGACGCCGAAGGTGGTGTAAACATCAATAAAAACTTCACCTACAACTACCCCTATTTTGAAAAAGAAACCGGAGTATACGCGGCTTCAGAAGCAGAAACCAAAGCCGTGCTGGAAGTATTGTACAGAAACCTGAACATCTTTGGCGTAATCGTATTTGGGCCGGAAAACAACCTTTCTACCGCCACCAAATACGATGCCTCCAAAACCCGTAGCCGCATTGTGACCGGCCCACTGGAAAAGGATGCTGCGGTAGCTGAGACGGTCTCCAAACTGTACAACACCGCAACTGGGCTCAAAAATGCCCCCGCCATGCCGCTTGGCAAAGGTAGTCTGGTGCAAACCGCCTATTATCACGCTGGCCGTTTTGGTTTTGGCACTCCTGGCTGGTGGCCACAATTGCCGCCCCCAGATACCTCGCAAAAACAAAAAGCGCCTGCTGCCGCAACCTTGAGTGGAGATGAAATCTTTTTCAAATGGGCCGATGCGGAAAAAGTGCCCGCATTTGTGGATTGGAAAGAGATCAAACATCCGGATTTCCCTGGTAAAAAAGCCGAAGTAGGAGGTCTGATGCCTTATGCTCGTTGGAATCCACCCGTTTCCTATCTCGATGACATTGCCACGCGCCACAACCGTTTTGTGCTGGATCTGGCCGCCGCCATGCCCAGTCTCGATCTGGTCAATGCCAAAGTAGAAACCCTGCAAGCGGGGGTAAACCGCATTACCGTCCAGGTGATCAACAAAGGTTTTTTGCCCACTTTTGCTGACCTGGGTAACCGAGTGAAATATGTTTCCAAAGTGCGCACCACCCTGAATGCCAGCGCCACGCAGACCATTTTGTCGGGTAAAAAAACCAACCTGCAACCCGCACTAGGCGCTGGTGAACTGGTGGAATACACCTGGTTGGTGAATGGTACAGGTAAAATTTCCGTCACGGTCACCTGCCCCACCGCAGGTACCAAAACCGTAGAATTGACCCTCAATTAA
- a CDS encoding M14 family metallopeptidase — MNKLLFFFCLLSLSAFAQTQPNISPADLNGMRAVGSPADPKVKEEWRKYHDHAQITDFCQRMVKAHPDLVKLESIGKSFQGREMWLMTITDFKTGNATRKPGFYIDGNIHGNEIQGGEIAMYTAWYLAENFYTMPFIRELLRDRVFYIIPSINLDGRENFIHNPNTTSTSRSGMMPLDDDDDGVIDEDKLDDLDGDGNIVTMRRKNPLGRWKVDPNYPTRMVPARTDEAGEYELLGSEGLDNDGDGQVNEDNFGTYDPNRDWAWNWQPNYVQNGALFYPGTLPETRNIKNFVLAHPNIAGAQSYHNNGGMFLRGPGAAEDDPFYNQSDIAVYDVIGKIGEKIVPGYKYFIIHKDLYTVYGGEIDWFALTRGVFTFSNELMTTFKLFNQQPSTTQNRFQNQDYEEFDKYLLFGDGYVQWKPFKHPQFGDIEVGGPKKNYLRNHPGFLLEEDAHRNMSFTLLHAYQMPQLEVFSIKKKPLANNLTEITATVYNSRIMPTHSAHDLKYKIERPDYISLKNATVVAGMIVENEDFNQTKEQKYTPQTIEVPNIPGMGAVKVRWIVSGKVDKVTVEVDSRKGGVVSKTE, encoded by the coding sequence ATGAATAAACTGTTGTTTTTCTTCTGTCTGCTGAGTCTAAGTGCTTTTGCCCAAACCCAGCCCAACATCAGCCCAGCCGACCTGAACGGCATGCGCGCAGTAGGTTCTCCAGCCGACCCGAAGGTAAAAGAGGAATGGCGGAAGTACCACGACCATGCCCAGATTACTGATTTTTGCCAACGGATGGTCAAGGCGCACCCCGACTTGGTCAAACTGGAATCCATTGGTAAATCTTTTCAGGGGCGCGAGATGTGGTTGATGACCATTACAGATTTCAAAACTGGTAACGCCACGCGCAAACCCGGTTTTTACATCGATGGCAACATCCACGGCAATGAAATCCAGGGTGGCGAAATTGCCATGTATACCGCCTGGTACCTCGCCGAGAACTTCTATACCATGCCTTTCATCCGCGAATTGCTGCGCGATCGGGTATTTTACATCATCCCTTCCATCAACCTGGACGGGCGCGAAAATTTTATTCATAACCCCAATACGACAAGTACCTCACGCTCCGGGATGATGCCACTCGACGATGACGACGATGGCGTGATCGATGAAGACAAATTGGACGACCTGGATGGAGACGGCAATATCGTGACCATGCGTCGCAAAAATCCGCTCGGCCGTTGGAAAGTAGATCCAAATTACCCGACTCGGATGGTTCCTGCCCGCACCGATGAAGCAGGTGAATACGAACTATTGGGCTCTGAAGGACTGGACAATGACGGTGACGGTCAGGTCAACGAAGACAATTTTGGTACCTACGATCCCAACCGCGACTGGGCCTGGAACTGGCAGCCCAATTATGTGCAAAATGGTGCATTGTTTTATCCTGGCACCTTACCCGAAACCCGCAACATCAAAAACTTCGTACTGGCGCATCCCAATATCGCTGGTGCGCAGAGTTACCACAACAACGGCGGAATGTTCCTACGCGGCCCAGGTGCTGCCGAGGACGATCCTTTTTACAACCAAAGTGACATCGCCGTGTACGACGTGATTGGAAAAATTGGGGAAAAAATTGTTCCCGGTTATAAATATTTCATCATTCACAAAGACTTGTACACCGTTTACGGCGGCGAGATCGACTGGTTTGCGCTCACCCGTGGGGTATTTACCTTCAGCAACGAGTTGATGACCACCTTCAAGTTGTTCAACCAGCAGCCTAGTACCACCCAAAACCGCTTCCAAAACCAGGATTATGAAGAATTTGACAAGTACCTGCTTTTTGGAGATGGCTATGTGCAGTGGAAACCGTTCAAACACCCGCAGTTTGGTGACATTGAAGTAGGTGGCCCTAAAAAGAACTACCTCCGCAACCACCCCGGCTTTTTACTAGAGGAAGATGCCCACCGCAACATGTCCTTCACTTTGCTGCACGCTTACCAAATGCCACAGTTGGAGGTATTCAGCATCAAGAAGAAGCCCCTTGCTAACAACCTGACCGAGATTACCGCCACAGTGTACAATAGCCGTATTATGCCGACCCATTCGGCTCACGACTTGAAGTACAAAATTGAACGTCCGGATTACATCAGTTTGAAGAACGCTACGGTAGTTGCTGGGATGATTGTGGAAAACGAAGACTTCAACCAGACCAAAGAACAAAAATATACGCCCCAAACCATTGAAGTACCCAACATTCCCGGTATGGGTGCCGTGAAGGTGCGCTGGATTGTGAGTGGAAAAGTAGATAAAGTAACGGTAGAAGTAGACAGCCGCAAAGGCGGTGTGGTCAGCAAAACTGAGTAA